The sequence aaaaaaaaaaaacctacgtcaaatcagcttttctttcaAGGATGAGCTTATTTATCAGTCTTTTAATAAGATTTTAATGAGGAGGTAACGTTCTGTGAATCACAGCTGAGCTGACGGCAAAGCTCTCAGTCACCAGGTCATACTTCTACATCAGGTTTCCATTTTATAAACAGGAATCTTAGAAGGAGACTTCTGATTGGAGGGTTTGATTGGAGAGGATCCACAGCTGAGGTGGTGAAAGGGGCAGAGGTGGGTCACAAATCTTTGTGGTGCTGGAATGAGGTGAAtgacatcagagagagagacaagactTTGAAAGACTGACAGCTTACGAGTGATTGGCTGAAGGTGAGCGTGTCAGATTGTGGTTGACTTAGAGGGAATGAGCAGGGAGATGATCCTCACTGAACCTCACTAAGTGAATGCTGATTCTTACTCcgccatttttttcccttccataCGCTTTTCAGTCACTAACTACCCCTGCATActttcttccttccctctgctACGGAAACTATTCAACTATCAAAATGTGTTCAGCTTTCAGGACAATTCTGTGatcattcttctttttctacTACTTTCTaagtttttaaatattcagctttttctcaaaaaaaaaaaaatcaagtactCTGTTATACTTTCAGCTAGAGATATCATTTAAGCAGAAGTTGTTATTTTacttaagtctgattcagaaatGCAGTATTTACTTAAATAAGATCTGAGTGCAGGTTTCATGCTCAACACTTTGGCATCTTTGGGAGAGAAGCTATTTTCAGTCCTGTTTGAGTCTCAGTTTGAATGAAGACTTGTGGAGACATAGATGTTAATTGACAAAGAGGCAAGGCTAGTTTTGTAATAAGTCACGCCTACTTTAATCAATCATAACCAAATTTTATGCACTGAGTCACGTCTCTAGATTGTGCAAACTGAATTTCGTACAAATCCTTGCACCCGATTACGAGTTAATAACATAATAAATTTCTGGTGCCTCCTAGAGGTGACGCGTGATGTTCTCCTCCTAAACAAGAGTCTGACAAAAAGAATTTTTGTACACACTCTTGATTTTAGTAAGAAGAAACAAGAGACATTAAGTCAAACAACGAATACCTTTTTCTTCCGttagtgttttattgtggtTTACAGTACAAAGGCTCAGACAGGTTTACAGAAGAATCACCGCAGTTTTCATACAGTAGCTTATATTCATGCAAAAGGCCAAatacaaagcacacacacacacacacagacaaccatGTATCCTCCTCATACATTATTCATTCTTTCACACAGCAAAACCACAGAGTAGTCGACATTATTGCATTCAGTGGGACGGACTCgttttttaaatcaaagcaacaacacaaaaaaaaaagacatgaaaaaagaCAGCGTTCAGGGTCAACATCGGGCAGGCTGCATAAATACTTCTGGAATACACAGCAGACTGCTGCAGACACCCACAAGTGCTCACTGTACTGTATAAGACACACTTCTCTTAGGCAGAGCTCTTCACCCTGAAGGCAACCTGTGCtgttccttcacacacacacacacacaacaacttGTTTTCAGAACACACTTCACTCTTGAACACTAAACACATCCCATTATAACAGCATCGCTGCAGCCATCAGTGGACAAACTCATGTCAGTCTTGTATTTACAGTCATAGGCCCGGAGAAAGTCCACAGATGGGTGGTGGGGTTGATAGTGCAGGGGCCTAAGCCTGTGCTGTCTCACAGGAAAGCGCTGGGGTTTGCTCTAGGGTCCTTCTGGTTCCTGTAGCGATACGTGAGCCACACTCCCAGAATCTGACAGAGGGAACAGAGCAGCAGTTAGAAATCACTGACAGCAGTAacatctgcctgtctgtggCCAGCCAAACcaacaactactactactaataactACTAATAACTACTAAtatctgctgttgctgctgtgatggCTCACCTCAGTGAAGCTGAAAAAGAGTCCGATCCCTCCCACATAGCGCAGAACTTTTCCAGCATGTTCCTGGATCTTATCTGCACATGGCAAGCAGGAGTGGTTGGGGAAACAGGGCTAAAGGGAAGAACAAGAGATGCATCACTTCAACAGGAAAATCAACAGCAGGGTTTAGTGATTAAGTCCAAGCCAACTGGAGATCATCAGTCTGCTTTAACACACTTGAAACGTTTCATAGTtcagcactgactgacactCACAGCGTCACAGGTACCGTTGGGGTCCACCTGTCTGAAGCCACAGCAGTTGATGCTCTTCTCCACATCCCTCTGAGTGCTCTGAGAGTTATTCCAGCCCACCTCCAGCAGGTGATcctgcagcacacaccagaGCAACGTGaaacatcactgtgtgtgttcatctgacAGCATTTGAACGTTCAGGGATCAAAGACTTCCATAAATATTccattttcatgtctgtgtttatttagaaATATTGAAAAAGAACAGTTATCATGTTCATGTTGTTGCAGTGTATTTCCCAACAGTGGGTGACCACCCACCGTGATAAGGAATGTAGCTGAAAGGTGAACTGCTGACAGCTCATATGTAGCTGAAAcgctgtcactgtgtgtgtaatatTACATATATTATATGTAACATGCTGCACTGTTGCTTTGAACAAActaccctgaaaaaaaaagtaaaaaaaaaaaagttgaggacaataatcactgaaaaaaaacaatttaatggCCAAATAATGTGAGGTGAAACTTTGAGTTAAGTCTAAGTCAACACACGTTTTACAGAAACGTGAACTGCATGTGTACacatgtatttctttttcccaGAGCAAAACAGTTTTTGAAGTTTTCCATCAACGCAAACGTAGACACTTATTCTCACATGAAAGACTGACACAGGACGACAGCCTCTCACTATTTCAACACTTTAATGGAGAAAGTGAGTATTTTCGTCTTACCTGTTGCTCTCTGTTGATGGCCAAACAGGCGCTGGAGACAGAGAACTGCACAATAAACACCATGGACAGGATGATCATGTACTGAGCGTCACTGTCAAGGAacaaatggttttttttttctgataagtTTATTTGATGCTGTAAAAAGGGGGTGTGGCatcatgactgacagctgtgatgGGCACGCTAGTCAGTTGGGCGGGTGTATGGGCGGGACCTCGATCCACCTGTCAATCACTACTACTGCGCAGACTCTGGCTCCAAATGATGTCACCGGTGCAAGATGGTAGCACCTGTACCTGGGTGTATAGTGAACTACAGGAGTGAGACCTAAAGTTGTACtgtgggaggaggtggagacagGTCGTCCATCTTTCCCATACAGTCAGTCAGGTTACAGGCtggaaacaaagcagcagaacTTCCTCTGCATGGCCGACTACAGAGTGAAACATGATGCTGGCCTAGATCCTATTGCACATGCATACATGAATGGAAAATGGATTTTCCAAAACACTGAGGTGAAGAGAGCTCACTGTGATAGATTAGGAGCTCGCTTGTGGGTcacaaacatgacatgaaaattCATCCCACATCATCCAAATCACCAACAGtcattttcacctgacatttttttttttctgtgagctgGAAAACTGTGATAACAGAAGTGGCATGAGCAGCATGAAGGATACGAAGAAGAGCAGGACCTGGTGGTGCTTCATGGCCCCGATGAGGCCAGCCAGGGCCACGAAGAAGAGGAAGACCCCCACGCCGATCACGCCTCCCACAACCTGGAAGCTGGAGACCAGACCGAACCACTTCCCCCATGCGGCGATGCCGATCATCAGCAGGCTCACCATCTGCAAGACACACAACGCAAGCCTGAGTCTGAACGttataattattttgtaaatgAGTCACAAATTATTTGTAATATCATTTTAAGATTTCAACAACAATTTGCTGCACACGGCCTCAAAGACGCTTGTAAGGAAACCTTATCAGGAGGACAGACAGCTGTGCTACTGTAATCTGTGAACTCTGCCCTGCCTTCAGAACAAGCTTTATTGTGATGTCTTGtaacgctgtgtgtgtgtgtgtgtgtgtgtgtgtgtgtgtgtgtgtgtgtgtgtgtgtgtggacattgACCACCAGCTTTCGGAATGAGTCAGGAGAACACAGCCTTCACCTGGAGCAGTGACTCGCAGTCAGCTGTTCAGTGcagaacatactgtatgtacagtacatgatgGAAAACTGATCTGCCGTTTAAAAACCACTGCAGTAAAAATGTATCCAATGCAAATTCCCCGTCAACCTACCGAACAGTGAGAGAACATTAAATATCgttcacagtggaaaaaatattcagaccctttacCAAATAGAAATGCCCAAGCTCCTTTCTCACATGCATATGGTTTTAAGAAACCCATGCAAGAGGGTTAACACCATCCTTGCATGTATGATTGTTTAGCTTTTATAGGTCACTGACAAagagtttacattttttttacttgaagCTGCAGGGTCACATTTTCTGAGTCTGGCCTTGAAGTGTTCCCTTCCTAAAGTGGTTTTAATGTCAGAGcagggggacaaaaaaaaaaactcctacTGTCCTCTACCTATGCAAAAAAATGCATTCACAAACTGTCTGTTAAGAGAATCTGAATTTGCAGTCGCCCAATCTGTGACAAAGAATACAGTACTACGGCATCATTATGACATCATCACCAGAAGTTTGCAGTCGCCCAATCTGTGACAAAGAATACAGTACTACGACATCATTATGACATCATCACCAGAAATTTGCAGTCGGCCAATCTGTGACAAAGAATACAGTACTATGGCATCATTATGACATCATCACCAGAAATTTGCAGTCGCCCAATCTGTGACAAAGAATACAGCACTATGACATCATTATGACATCATCACCAGAAATCCAGCAGGAAAtatgacacaacacacacacaggctcagcaGAACGTGTTACACTGACGTGTTAAACGGTTTGAGTGCCCCAGTCTGAGGCCCcgtgaagtaaaaaaaaacaaaaaaaaaacaacctgctgTTGGAACGTCCAGATGATAAGTGCTATCAGAGGCTGCAGGCAAAGCTCTCACAGACAGGACGTCCGCTGCTGTGCCACTGCATGTGCCGAGAGGAAATAACATTAAAGCCCTAAAAGCTGGACTCtgattcttttcctcttttttttttatgtctcatttgttttgtgtggtgGGGGCAGTGAACATCTCATCCTGGCCCCACAGTGAATAATTGATTAAAGCGGTGTCTGGCCCTCATCAGAGCGTTGTTTACAGCAGGACGTTTCACttcactgtatttacacaacCACAGGATGAATAAAACACCGAGTGTGTTTCGAGAAGCAGCGGTATAAATAATCCATATGGTAAATTCTGCCGTGGATACTCACAACATAGAGGATGTTGAGCGCGCACAGGGAGTGTTTGGAGCAGGTGAATCCAGCACAGCCCatctttctaaataaataaacacaatcaaTCCTTAAAACGTTTTTTCCCACTTAATATCTCGGCTCCAGAAATTACATCCAGACAAACAAAATTCCTCTGAGCGTATAATTCCGCTTCCCCGCTGGAATAGATGGTGCTCCGGCGGCAGGTCTAACCTGGGAAAGAACGGAGCCGCTCACGCGTCAAGTGCCGACGATAACACAGGACAAAAGAGGAAGTTAGAAATCACGCCTTCAAAATGAAAGCGTGTCGTCTTCCACTTTTAGATATGGCAATTTCTGTGGTAGCTTGACTTACACGGTAACGTGGCGGACAGGGCAACGGTTCGTAAGGGCGGAAGTTACCTGGAAAGCATTATTTAAAGTTTGTGCTAATTATGGGTTTCCAAAAGAATTTCATTGAAACCTGTTCCAAGCCTCATTCTAAAATATGTATGTTGTCCTGACAAGAGACTTTACTTTACATATTGCAAATGTTTGAGTTTATGATTTGAGTGAATCATTTGGTGAGATggtgattttattattattattattattattattattattattattattattattattattattattactacttcTCCCAGGTAAATGACAGTGTCATTATCATCCTCTCTTTTAGAAATATAGTTCACTGTAGTTCACtgcagtttcattatttttagtCAACTAGAACAAATCACTGCAGTCTGCAGCTTTGTACTGTGTGTAACAAAGGCTGTATGAATCCGCCAAACTTTATGACAACAGAAATGTTCTCATTCAGCCCATATAACAACTAAACTGTGCTCAGCATAATGTATCAGTCTTCAGTTGAACTTCTGCAAACACGAAATACTGTCATCTATGAAATTATATGTGaagtctttctgtctttattagGGTTTGATGAATGCACGTCACCTGAAgtgaaatgcttttattttgaaaacattttgcatGTAATTTCAGTGTAGCCACTTTAGCTTGACGCCTGTTCGGCATATGACTCAGGGAGGGACGGACTCAGAAGGCATCCAGCCTCCTGATTGGCTACAAGAAAcgtcctgttttgtttttttttcctctaaaaatCTTCCAGAAAGAATGAGAATCACTCTGCTCCGcagcacgcgcacacacacacacacacacacacacacacactcaggcctgATTAGAGATGCTGTGAGGTGGGTGTTTGTTTCGTGATCCTCCAGTGATTCCTCCTGTCTCATGTTACATTCACCCTTCATTTATGATTCATTAGCCACCATGTTGGCTTTAAGACAACACAACCGTTTGTGGgacactcttcttcttctctctctctctctctctctctctctctctctctcacacacacacacacacacacacacacacacacacacacacacacacacacacacacaggttacaAGCTCACAGAGCAATTCATGCACCAGTAGTTCCCGAAAGTTCACCAGAATTGATATCTGGCACAGAAACCATCAAGAACACACTTACCCACAGCCACCCATCCACCCTGAATGGATTTGTTTTAATGCACAAAACAGGAATAAccatgtgtatatatatataaaaccagTTTATTGGTAAAAAGATGAGAGTTCGTGGTGGTGGATGGACATCAGTAAGGCCACCTACATGTGTAGGACTGACTCCTGGTCCAGTGTTCAGACACTTCCTGGTTATCTAACGGTGCTCAGCTACTTCACGGGGTCTGGGGGGGTTTGTTGTGGTTGGAGGGCCTCCATCTCAGCCCAGGTGGAATCTACACTACGTGTTAACTGGTTGATCCATTGTCATTCCGGACTCAGGATGCAGACTGTGGGATCTCTAGCTGCTCCTTCTTTagccctcctccccctctgacTCCGACTCTGTGGGCAGGGAGGAAAGACAGTGTGAGATGACAGCTCCATCAGCTGGTTCCTCTGACAATTACAACTATTTGGGGACATCACTGACCCTCAAAATAAGAGCCTTAAGCCAAAATAAGAGCCTTTCATGCCAGTTCCTGGCATGAAAATAAGAATAAGACTTCTCAGAGCAGCCTGTTGTAAGTCATGAATGAATTTCCAGTGTGATAACACAAACGGTTTGGTTGCAGTGGTAACACAGCTTCCTGACAGAGTCTGGAGGACATGAAACGATATAAGGGAACTAATATTGTCATTGCCTTCTTCGGCGTTCTGGAGCCACTCCACAAACTTCTTCATCTGCTCTAAGAAGACGCTCTTCCCTTTAGCAGAGTGGGCGTCTTTGTACCACTTCAAGATGGCCTCCTCACTCAGGACGTCAGCTggaataagaaaataaaaacttttagCACAGGGAGCTtaaaaaggggagggagggctCTGGAAAGACCTGGGAGCGAAATAATGACACAAGGATGCAGTCTGACTGTGTGAGACACTGACCTTTGTAGAACAGCACCACGATCTTGGAGAAGGACTTCATGAAATGGATGTTGTCGTAGCAGTACTCCTGgatcttcagcagcagcaccagctcaGACTGACCCTGAGTGCTGAACACTGCCAGCAGAGGAGCATagtactgagagagagagacacacacacattacacaggGACCACCAGGAGTTCCATGGTGTGGGAAAGAAAGGTTAACAGCTCAGCTTTAGGAGTATGAAGCGATGAGGCCGTGCTGCGCCGTGCAGTGTCCAGATGGATCAGCTGTGTGAGACCTACTTTGAGGTGTTTGAGTGCCTGCTCCGTGACCAGCTCCTCCTTCTTGTTCCACTCCACAGCGTTCATAAGGCACGTCCACAACAAGCCAATCACGGCGTGCTCCTGTAGCTCgttcctcttcatctcctccttcacATACACCAccatctaaacacacacacacatacacaggttaCGACTTGGTCCAGAGTCTGTTAACACTGACAGGATGTCTCCCA is a genomic window of Toxotes jaculatrix isolate fToxJac2 chromosome 13, fToxJac2.pri, whole genome shotgun sequence containing:
- the tspan13b gene encoding tetraspanin-13b → MGCAGFTCSKHSLCALNILYVMVSLLMIGIAAWGKWFGLVSSFQVVGGVIGVGVFLFFVALAGLIGAMKHHQVLLFFYMIILSMVFIVQFSVSSACLAINREQQDHLLEVGWNNSQSTQRDVEKSINCCGFRQVDPNGTCDAPCFPNHSCLPCADKIQEHAGKVLRYVGGIGLFFSFTEILGVWLTYRYRNQKDPRANPSAFL